The Candidatus Parvarchaeota archaeon genome includes the window TCCCTGCAAATTCAACAGAATTTGTGGACCCTTGTCCGGAAGGACAAGCGGGCCTGCAAAGGCGTCAACCCCTGGATTCAACCCCCGCAATAGAAATAAAAGATTAGTCCCCCTTCCTAAGATTTAGCTGATTGTGATGAAAACAGGCAATGAAAGCCACGGCAAGCTGATGCGCCAAATAATAATGGGCGGCCAGGACGGCCTGATAAACGTGCTAGGCATTGTGCTAGGCGTTTCAACTGCAACAGGCGACGCCAAGCTTGTGGTGATTTCAGGGCTTGCCTCCATGTTTGCAGAGTCTGTTGCAATGGGCTGCGTTGCCTACAATTCCTCAAAATCCTTCCATGAATACTGTGCCTCGAAAAAAAAGCACAGTACAAGCATGGATGCTTTTGACAGCCCGCAAAGGGAGGGCGCGGTGGTATTTGCATCCACCATGGCAGGCTCGCTTATGCCGCTGCTGCCATTCCTTCTTGCAAGGCAGTATATTGATGCACCCTTGCTTACGGTGATGTCGGTTGCCGTTTCATTGCTTGTGATGGCTGCGGCAGGCTATGCAAGGGCAAGGCTGACAAAAAACAGCGTGGGAAAAAGCGTGCTTGAGATGGTAGGCCTTTGCACAGTTGCAACTGTGATAGGGTTTGTGGTGGGAAAAGTGCTAGGCGTAGTAGTATAATAAGCATAAAGAAGAAAGATAAACAAGTGAAGGAAAAATAGGGAAGGGCAAGATGGCATTATTCTGTGCCCTTGACCGAGGTTCAGCCTGTGCCTACTTCTTGGCTCTCAGATCCTTTCTTTTTGGCCGCATCCACTTGTAGCCGCACTTGCGGCATTTTTCAGCGGTTTTTTTGTTCCTAGCCTTGCACTTACGGCATATGGCAAGCTTGGAAATTTCAGCGTCGGCTTCGGCAAATTTACCCATGATAACCACCATATATTAGATACGATTATTTACAGTCTTTTGCCATCTCTGGCAAAACGCAAAGAGAAGAGCATTGACTCTAGTTGTTAGCCCAAGAATGTTTAAATTCTTATGTAGGGAATAAATTGCAGCAAAGTTTAGACAATGAAATGCCCTGGTAGCTCAGTAGTAGAGCGTCTGTCTTGTAAATTTTTCTTTTGTAAAAGAAAAATTTAACTAAAAGAAAACATTTGGCAAAAGAAAAATTTAACTGATAATGACCTTAGTTATGCAGGATAACAGAAGGTCGTGGGTGCGATTCCCATCCAGGGCTTAAGGAGTGAAGAAAAGTTTAACAAAGCGGGTGAAAAACTAGAGTGTTGAAAGCCTTAAGGGCGAGTGCCGCTGTGCGTATTTTTTCTGTGCACAAGGCACGAGAACGCGCCTGGAGTGCATAAGTTCCCTTATGGCAGCGATTCCCATCCAGGGCCTAGTTTTTTAAGTTTTCAGGAAAAGAGGGGGAAGTGTTATTGGCTGGTGATTTATTGGATGAAGATATTTCAAAGGAACAGGTGCTTTTCCTGGCAAAATACAAGGATTGGGTGACTGTCAAGAAAATGACAATTGATGCTACCACCACTCCACAGGAAGTTGCCGGAGGCCTTGCCGGAATTAACGCCACCATGATTCGCAAGGCATATGACTTTGTTGGTGTGAATAAGGAGGCAATAGATGCATACGCGCAGGTTGTTTGCAAAGGCAAGCGCAAGGGATTTGCAGGCCTGGCAGAGGCACTCCAGTCAATCAGGCCAGGCGAGCTTAAGGCCGAATTATTAAAATCGTGCAAGGAGGAAAAATTTCTGCCATTTGCCGAGAGCTATTTCCTCCGCTGCGTACTTGTTGCCCTTGGCATGAAGACAGAGGTTGGCACAGATGACCTGACAAAGGTTTTCCCAGAACTTAAGTTTCCAAAACCGCGTGGAAATTTCGGGAAGAAAAAATAATTGGGAGCAAGGATTGGGGGAAATGCCGGAAATAGCAAGCCCGACGAAACGTTTAAAAATCAATATATGCTAATAATGTGTGCTTCTTTGTGCAGTCAAGTAAGTTTGGTTGCAAATGCTTAGAAGCGGTAATACAGTTGCAGTATTTTAATGCCTTGAAAGACACAGTTAGGTTTTAATACCTTGAAAGCCTTAAGAACTGGCAAACAATTAGAATGAGTGATGCGGGAGGTAATGAAATGGCACAAAAAGAACACTTGAACCTGATTTTTATCGGCCACGTTGACCATGGCAAATCCACAACAGTGGGACGCGTTTTGTACGAAACCGGAGCGCTTTCCGAGCAGCAGCTTCGAAAGCTCAAGGAAGAGGCAGAAAAAGTCGGCAAGGCAACCTTCGAGTTTGCCTTCACAATGGACACACTTAAAGAGGAAAGGGAGAGAGGTGTCACAATCGACTTGTCCCACAAGGAATTTGAGACACAGAAGTACTACTTTACAATCATAGACGCGCCTGGCCACAGGGACTTTGTCAAGAACATGATTACAGGAGCTTCACAGGCAGACGCAGCAGTGCTTGTCTGTTCTGCAAAGGAAGGTGTCCAGCCGCAGACAAAGGAGCATGCCTTTTTGGCAAAGGTGCTAGGCATCCAGCAGCTAATTGTCGGAATTAACAAGATGGACGCAGTGAATTTTGACAGGATGAAGTATGAAGAGACAAAAATGGCAATGAGCAACCTGCTGAAAAACATCGGCTACAAGGTTGACACAATCCCATTTATCCCGATATCCGGGTACACTGGAGCAAACCTCAAGGCAAACGTGCCTGACATGAACTGGTACTCCGGCCCGACCCTTTTGGCGGCATTTGACAATCTCACAGTGCCGGCAAAGCCAGTTGACAAGGCTTTGAGGCTTCCAATCCAGGATGTTTTCACAATCACGGGCCACGGCACGGTTCCAGTGGGGCGTGTTGAGACGGGAATTTTGAAACTCAACGAAAAGGTCGTATTCATGCCAAGTGGCGCAAGCTCGGAAGTCAAAAAAATAGAGATGCACCACAAGGAAATGACTCAGGCAGTGCCTGGCGACAATGTCGGCTTCAATGTGAAGAGCATTGACAAGAAGGATGTGAAGAGGGGCGATGTCGTAGGACCTGCCTCAAACCCGCCAACAGTAGCTTCTGAATTCACTGCACAGGTAGTGGTGCTTGAGCACCCGACTGCAATAGCCAAGGGCTACACGCCAGTATTCCACATCCACACGGCGCAAATTGCCTGCACTGTCACGGAGATACTTGAAAAGAAGGACCCCAAGACAGGCCAGACGCAGCAAAAAAACCCTGACTTTATCAAGACAGGAGATGTTGCAATCATCAAGGTCAAGCCCTTGAGGCCTGTTTGTATTGAAAAGTTCCAGGCATTCCCGCCCCTTGGCAGATTTGCAATAAGGGACATGGGCCAGACTGTTGCAGCAGGAGTCGTGCTTGAAGTGACTCCAAAGACAGCATGAAGGCACAGTACTGCCTTCATTTTTTAATATATTAGACATTTGAGATTGATTTGATGGGAAAAGCACGAATAAAACTTATTGGAAAAGACCCCCGCGAGCTTGACGAGGTTTGCAACCAGATAAGGACGATTGCACAGACTACCGGCGTGGAGCTTAAGGGGCCGATACCCCTTCCAACGCGCAGGCTGAAAGTTGCAACAAGAAGGACGCCATGTGGCGACGGCTCTGACACGTACGAGCACTGGGAGATGCGCATACACAAGCGCATAATTGACGTTGCAGGCGACGAGCGCACCTTGCGCCAAATCATGCGCGTGCGTGTTCCTGACGACGTGCATGTGAAGATAAGTTTGGAATAGATAATTCTCTGCTTTTCTCATTTTTATTCGCAGTTTTTACGGCAAGATGCGGCCCTTTGCTTTGCAATCCCACCTGCTTATTATTCTTTTTATCCCAAGCTTAGACTATGCCATCGCCAGTCTATGACTCCCTCAACAAGGAATGGAAAGGAACATGAAAAGTGCTTCTTGGTGAAGAGGTCGGCAAGCTTGAGGGGCAGTGGGACTATACTGTGCGCTTCACGCTTTCAGATGAGATTGAGCTTGCATGCGAGCTTGAGGAGTTGAGAAACAGGTTTGGGGCTTGCATTAAGGCAAAAAACATTGCCATATCCGCATTTCAGGCTTATTTGCCTGCAACTCACATCACAGGAACAGAGCGAAAACAGATATCCGCAGTGATAAATAACAGCACACCGGCAAGTGAAGGCGGAGGTTCAAAAGGGAAAATTAGAAAAATCCCAAGCCATACAGGCAATGCGGGGCGGGAAAACCTGGAAGATGGAAAGCTGGACAAATCTGACCGAATAATTCTGGCTGCTCTTTTTGAGAATGCGCGGGCAAAAACAACAGATATTGCAAACGACACCGGGCTTTCAGCCGATGCGGTTTTGTACCGGATGAAAGCGTTGAAGAGAAAAGGCATAATCTCAGGTTATGGCTGCTGGTTTGACAGGCGCAAGCTGGGATTTGGAAATTATAAAATATTATTATGGCTTCAAAAATCGGATAGGCAGGAGGAAGGGCGGCTGTTCAATTATCTAGCAACGCACCCAAACGCGGTTTTTTTGACAAAAGTGCTTGGAGACTGGGATGTGGAAGTGGATTTTGATGCCAAAGACCCGCAGCATTTGCACGATATGATCAAGGCACTAAGAAGCAGATTTGACAATATAATAAGCGAACATGCCACACTCACAATCCTGCTGCGGATTGAGGAACAGACGCGCTAAATGAAAGCGAAAGCAATGCGAATGTCAGAATAATAAAGGCAATAAAAAAAGTTTTTGATTTTTTCGCACAAGCCAAAATGACCACCCCTGAATCTTGCTTGAAACTGCAGGAAAATTATGCCCTTAAAGGTATATTAGCATTAGCATTTGGCATATCCCTGGATATTGGCGCTTTCCAAATTGTTTTCCTGATTTATTGTCGTGTCAGAGTCAAGTCACGTCATCGCAGGGCGTGAAGCCCTCAGAGTCGTACTTCTCATCATCCGAATTAATTTATCCCAGAAGAGCTATTAATAGAGTTGTTGCGCTATTCTGACAACTCAAAAATGCCGAGGTCCGTGTCGCTAAAGCGACAAGTCCACTCAAATGCTGCTGCATTTGGCTGTCAGCTTGCCTGTAAGAGGGCAAGTCCCCCCAAGTGCTTTTCGCACTTGGCGGTGGCAGTGCCTGCCAACTCCAATATCTTTTATAATCTCAGTGTCTTATCTTTCTCAAAGCCGAGTTGGCAGAACCTGGTAATGCGCCAGACTTGAGATCCCGGAAACGGAAGCAATTGTGCGCATGAAGCTGCAAATCAGCTGTTGCACGCGAAATCTGGTGCCCTTTACGGGCTTAGGAGTTCAAATCTCCTACTCGGCGAACCCCTTTTTCTTGGAAGAAAAAGCGGTTCATCGGAAAAAGAACCTAATGTAAGAGGTCACAAGGTGAAGCGTTCCCTTAACTGAAGCCAAGGGCATGGTTGTACCTTGTGAGTAAATACTCCAGCTCCCTCCCTGCTTTTTCCTTGATTTTCTGATTCCCCAGATATTTCTTGATTTCACCTTCACCTCCTTAACTGAAACCCAACTGCCCATACCAGCTGCATAGGGCAAACTTGGAAATACTGAACTTCATATCACACGGATTAACCTGACATTTGTAGACCTGGGATTTGCAGGTTTTCGTCAATCCCAAAACGCGTGTTATTATATATTTATGTCACGGAAGTTTTTTGTGGGAAGCGGAGATAACGGAATGGGCGGCAACATGCTGCCCCTTGTTGAAGAGGTTTTGGGCAAGGGCTTTGAAAATATGTCAGGCCTTGGCCACCACATGCTTGACCTTTACAGGCAGAGGGAAGAGGGCGCCTTTGCAAAAGTCCTTGAAAACGACTTGTTTGTCCATGACAGTCTCACAGGCCTGATTTTTGTCGCAGAGGCAGGGCCAAACTCCATAATGCCGTATCAGGCGATAATGTCAAAAATCGGCGCAGGCTCCATAGTTGAGGTTTTGTCGCAAGGCGCAAACTATGCAGAGGGCTGGTTTGAAGGCATGAAGATTGTAAGGGGCAGCAACGGGGCTTTGTACATTGCCCATCCGGATGACAACTGGGACAGGATGCGCCAGGGGGCTGCATCAAACATGTGCCCTTTTGACTATTCAAACGAGAAGCTCACTTATCTTTCCCTTGCAACCGCGATTATGCAGGGGTACGCAAGTAGTTGGCCAAAAGTAAAGAAGAAGGATGGCACACTTGCAGATGCATCAATACTTTATGTCAGGCCATTGTATATCAGGGCACTTAACACCGGGATAGGAGTTGGAGGCGACCACCAGTTCACACTTGTGATAGCAGTCATACCAATGACAACCTATTTTGACAGCACCAAAGCAGATTCAGGAGTGAACATCTACGGGCACTTTTCAAACATCACACCTGCGTTTGCAAACTCCGAAGAATCAAGCAAGCACCTTTCAAACTATCCTTATGCGGGAAGGTTGCGGCGCGGGGCTGCAGGAATACCCGATACAGCCGAGACTGTTGTCATACTCAAAGATAGCGGAATGGTGAAGGAAGGCTCATCCGACACGGTGGCGATAATCAAGGGCGACAAGATAATATGCCCCCCTCTTTCCACAGGAAGGCTTAACGCAATAACCATCAGGCTTGTGGAGGCCATAGCCGGGCAGCTTGGTTTTAGCGTTGTATATGAAGATGTTAAAGTCCCAAACCTGATAGGATGCGACGGGGTGCTATTGTTTGGAAACGCAGTCAACCTGCTTGGGGTGCAAAAAGTTTATCTGCCAGAAAGCGAGCTTAAGGGTGTTGAAGTGTCAAAAGCGCACAGAAGCTGCACCTATGACGTATTTGGAAGGCCGACACTGCTTCGCGAGTATGAATTTGGCACGCTTCAGACAGAAATATTCAACAAGCTGAAAAAGGCATTCTCGAACGTTTACACTGAAAACCCGTTTGGAAAGTATTCAGTTTCAACTGAGGACATATTTGACGCAAAACACATTGGGCACCTTGAGCACATTGGAAACATGCTTAAGGCATGCCAAAGCCCACTTGTCAGCATGAATATAGCGCCCGGCATGGCCAGGGACGGGGCATTGCTGACACTTGACAGGCGGTTTTACCCGACAGTCGGGGCAAGGAGGCCTGACACAAGCTGGTCTTCAGGCTTGCAAAAAAGGCCGGTTGCGCAAAAAATCCTTGCCTAGAGTGGATCACAGGGAATTTCCAGCATTGGCTGCAAATCCAGGATAAAGTCTGCTTCCGTTTTCCCTCAAAAAGCTTTTTAAAGCAGGAAAATAAACTAATTTCATGGGAAATGAAACTGGCAAATCGGCTATTTTTGACTATTTCGGGCTTGCAATTTCGGTTGTTGTCATTGCCCTTGATGCGGTGATTGCAAAAGGCAACTCGGCACTTACAATGCTTGCGCTTGTAGGAACGCTTTTGTGCTCATTTTTAGTCAGGATAGCAAGGCAGCAGTATGTGAAAAAGCTTTCTTATCTTGTTCTTGGTTTTGGAAGCTTTGTGCTTGCAGGAAGCATGATAGGTGGCAGCCTTGGGCTGCAGCTGTCCATTGTCCCGTTTTTGGTTTTTGCCTTTGCAGCCGCCATAGGATATCTGATTGGCTATTCCGATAGTTATGAAAACGGGCTTATTTTTGCCGCAGGCTCTCTTGTAGCCTTGCCCATTGGCTCTGGGCCTCTTGACTTTGGCTCGAGGATTGACATATTCATCATAGGCACATTCTCGCTTCTTGGGGCTGCAGTTGTCCCAATATACTTGCTTGCAAAAATTGAGGGCGTTAAAAAAATATTTTACAGGGTGCCAAGAGTCGCGGTCGCAAGCGGTCTTCTTGTTGCATTTGTATTCTTTTTGCAGGCCCTCATGGCTGCAATGCAGATAGGTTTTGAAAACTGCGCTGCATACAAAAGCTGCTATGCCGACTTAGGGATGTTGTTTTTGGAGGCAGGGTGGCTTGGATTCATCTCAATGAGTGTTGCAATGGCATTGGTGCTTGTAATCCACGAGGTCGGGCTGATGATTTTTGGGTACAGGCGCGAAGTGACTGACATGGGTGTGGTTTATACAAGCACAGGGCAGGCAGACATGGAGGATGAAAGGAAAGACGACCCGTATGCAGCAACTATAAGGAAAATCAACCTGTTTGCAAAGAACTGCCCGACAATGAACGAAATAGAGAAGGCTGCTAAACTTGCCTCTTTCAGGGAGGAACTAAGGCACCTGGGCTCTAAATACATCACGCCATCAAAGCAGGAGGCGGAGAAGCTTCTTGCAAAGGCTGCAAAGATTGCAGATGGCAAAAACTGAAAGGCTGAAAGAAGTGCAGCCGGACTAAAAGTGAGGTCATGGAAGAAAAAAAAGAAGAGCTAACGTTTGGCATGATTCTTGAAAACTGCCCCATCAAGGGCCATGAAAACGAGCTTATGAAAATAATCAGGTACATGCGCCTTGGGCTGCCTGTCCTTATTTACGGCCCGCCAGGAAACGGAAAAACAACAATGGCAAGATATGTTCTTGGAGTCCTGGGAAAGGAGTTCCTGGAGTTTGAGGCAACTGAAGGCACAAGCGAATACCACCTTGTAGGCGGATACCACCCGCTTTCCCTTTCAGGCAGGCTGGATGCAAAGCTTTACAAGGAAGGGGTGGTCACAAGGGCGCTAAAGCAGAACAAGAACCTGCTGATTGACGAGTTCACGCGCGCCCCGACAAGCGCGTATTCAGGCCTGTTCATGCTTTTGTCCCTTGGAAGCCTGCCACTTGAGCACGAGGAAGTTGTCGTGACAAAACCCGAAGGCTGGCTTGTGGTTGCGACAGCCAACATCGGGGATGAGGGGACTTACAAGATAAGCAGCGCGCTCAAGCGAAGGTTCATGCCAATCTACCTTGGCTATCCTGACACTGAAGTGGAAAAGAAAGTGGTGATGGAAAAAAGCGGCCTTGACGAGCAGAAGATTTCATACATAATGGAGTTTGCATCACTGACACGCAACGCGGCCGAGGTTGAAAAGACGCTGCAGCAGGGGCTTTCAACGGACAGCGAAATCAAGATGGCCCTCTACATAAGGGAGGCGCTTGCAGACGGGATAGACTTTGAAAGCGCTTTTGTGGACGCTGCATTCCAGCACTCCATGATAATCGCCGATGAGACGGACGAGATAGCAATTTCGCTTGTAAAGGACTTTGCCCTGAAAGTCGCAGAGGGAATAAAAAGCAAGTAGCCAAAGCGCTTGAATACTGGCGCATTGCGATTTTAATCTGCTCGTTGCTTTAAAGCGGGCGCCAAAAGGAAGAAAGCTAATACGGCAGCTGGGATTTGTGTATTTTTTATTGGCAATAGGCTAACTGCGGTGGATTTAAGCAGAAGCTGATGGATGGGGTTTGCTGGTGTATTTGTGAAAGAGGAGAAAAGGGCTGCACTGCTTTGTGCAAGGCTCACATTCAGGTTTGACAAGGCAGCCTACCAGTCATACCAAATTTCGTGCGCAAAAATTGGCGCCCATCTCAAAAGCATCCTGCAGTTTGTCCCACCGACCCAGTTTCGCATGGCAGACTGCAGGTTTGAAGGCAGGGGCAAGCTCAACCTTGTGCGCACAATATCTAACTTTTGCACAGTTGGGAAAACGCCGTTTGCAATTGTTGAGAGGAAGAGGACTCAGTCAATAAGGAAGTTGAACCTTGCAATACTTTACGACAACTCAAACTCAATGACTGGCTGGTGGAGGACTGACATTCTTTCAAAAAGTGTCTTGGAGGACACAAGCGCACAGACCTATGCAAAGGTTGCGGCAAGCGCATTGTGTAGCGCCTTGGGGCAGAATAAAAACGTGGACATATCATTCGTGGTTTATGGAAGCGACGCGCAGTACTTTGAGAGGCTGGACACAAGAAAGTTTTTGGGGTGCAATGGCGGGGGTGCTACAAGGCTGGATTGCGCGCTTGAGGAGCTGGAAAAAAGCAGGTGGAACCTGAAGGCTGGGGCCAAATACATTCTTGTGCTGACAGACGGAG containing:
- a CDS encoding 50S ribosomal protein L40e — translated: MGKFAEADAEISKLAICRKCKARNKKTAEKCRKCGYKWMRPKRKDLRAKK
- a CDS encoding DUF2666 domain-containing protein, with product MLLAGDLLDEDISKEQVLFLAKYKDWVTVKKMTIDATTTPQEVAGGLAGINATMIRKAYDFVGVNKEAIDAYAQVVCKGKRKGFAGLAEALQSIRPGELKAELLKSCKEEKFLPFAESYFLRCVLVALGMKTEVGTDDLTKVFPELKFPKPRGNFGKKK
- the tuf gene encoding translation elongation factor EF-1 subunit alpha, with protein sequence MAQKEHLNLIFIGHVDHGKSTTVGRVLYETGALSEQQLRKLKEEAEKVGKATFEFAFTMDTLKEERERGVTIDLSHKEFETQKYYFTIIDAPGHRDFVKNMITGASQADAAVLVCSAKEGVQPQTKEHAFLAKVLGIQQLIVGINKMDAVNFDRMKYEETKMAMSNLLKNIGYKVDTIPFIPISGYTGANLKANVPDMNWYSGPTLLAAFDNLTVPAKPVDKALRLPIQDVFTITGHGTVPVGRVETGILKLNEKVVFMPSGASSEVKKIEMHHKEMTQAVPGDNVGFNVKSIDKKDVKRGDVVGPASNPPTVASEFTAQVVVLEHPTAIAKGYTPVFHIHTAQIACTVTEILEKKDPKTGQTQQKNPDFIKTGDVAIIKVKPLRPVCIEKFQAFPPLGRFAIRDMGQTVAAGVVLEVTPKTA
- a CDS encoding 30S ribosomal protein S10 gives rise to the protein MGKARIKLIGKDPRELDEVCNQIRTIAQTTGVELKGPIPLPTRRLKVATRRTPCGDGSDTYEHWEMRIHKRIIDVAGDERTLRQIMRVRVPDDVHVKISLE
- a CDS encoding Lrp/AsnC family transcriptional regulator, with product MLLGEEVGKLEGQWDYTVRFTLSDEIELACELEELRNRFGACIKAKNIAISAFQAYLPATHITGTERKQISAVINNSTPASEGGGSKGKIRKIPSHTGNAGRENLEDGKLDKSDRIILAALFENARAKTTDIANDTGLSADAVLYRMKALKRKGIISGYGCWFDRRKLGFGNYKILLWLQKSDRQEEGRLFNYLATHPNAVFLTKVLGDWDVEVDFDAKDPQHLHDMIKALRSRFDNIISEHATLTILLRIEEQTR
- a CDS encoding MoxR family ATPase; protein product: MEEKKEELTFGMILENCPIKGHENELMKIIRYMRLGLPVLIYGPPGNGKTTMARYVLGVLGKEFLEFEATEGTSEYHLVGGYHPLSLSGRLDAKLYKEGVVTRALKQNKNLLIDEFTRAPTSAYSGLFMLLSLGSLPLEHEEVVVTKPEGWLVVATANIGDEGTYKISSALKRRFMPIYLGYPDTEVEKKVVMEKSGLDEQKISYIMEFASLTRNAAEVEKTLQQGLSTDSEIKMALYIREALADGIDFESAFVDAAFQHSMIIADETDEIAISLVKDFALKVAEGIKSK
- a CDS encoding VWA domain-containing protein → MKEEKRAALLCARLTFRFDKAAYQSYQISCAKIGAHLKSILQFVPPTQFRMADCRFEGRGKLNLVRTISNFCTVGKTPFAIVERKRTQSIRKLNLAILYDNSNSMTGWWRTDILSKSVLEDTSAQTYAKVAASALCSALGQNKNVDISFVVYGSDAQYFERLDTRKFLGCNGGGATRLDCALEELEKSRWNLKAGAKYILVLTDGVPEAGKSEFAQDLAVQKKSLALIERLKKQRIGVLYACIANEPKLANKTIGGYNLHTYANELKKARVKYVKIEKLDALAWSLFKGFKELGGFDNG